One part of the Glycine soja cultivar W05 chromosome 11, ASM419377v2, whole genome shotgun sequence genome encodes these proteins:
- the LOC114374774 gene encoding uncharacterized protein At4g28440-like, with translation MATPTTTKRKPVFVKVDQLKPGTNGHTLTVKVVSSKPVKTVTTRGGRSSVLAARPSRIAECLVGDETGTIIFTARNEQVDHMNAGATVILRNAKIDMFKGSMRLAVDKWGRIEPTDPANFEVKEDNNLSLVEYELVNVVEE, from the exons ATGGCGACACCAACGACGACGAAGAGAAAACCGGTGTTCGTGAAGGTGGATCAGCTAAAACCTGGCACCAACGGCCACACGCTGACGGTGAAGGTGGTCAGCTCCAAGCCGGTGAAGACGGTGACCACTCGCGGCGGTCGATCGTCGGTGCTCGCGGCGCGCCCGTCGCGCATCGCCGAGTGCCTCGTCGGAGACGAAACCGGAACCATAATCTTCACAGCACGCAACGAACAGG TGGACCATATGAATGCTGGTGCAACTGTAATTCTGCGTAATGCAAAGATTGACATGTTCAAGGGATCTATGAGGCTTGCAGTTGATAAATGGGGGCGTATTGAGCCTACAGACCCTGCAAATTTTGAAGTTAAAGAGGATAACAATCTTTCGTTAGTTGAATATGAATTAGTGAATGTTGTTGAAGAGTGA